The following are encoded together in the Vicia villosa cultivar HV-30 ecotype Madison, WI unplaced genomic scaffold, Vvil1.0 ctg.001102F_1_1, whole genome shotgun sequence genome:
- the LOC131633263 gene encoding uncharacterized protein LOC131633263 yields the protein MQYGSKREGLNISIKEEDMEWAKRGFIGCLRNEEDVRSINQKLINEGIVTLKAIPMGGEKVFIKIGEDEDLCSLKKDYDSVLNQMFSVIRKWETRDVGGARYMWCRMIGVPIHAWRRNVFSILSNSIGRFIKLDPVTEDLQRLDVARVYVRTPYTDFINKMVNIQINNEHFRIRITEEICECAYRENERNNLEWSNQDSEDDDEDSDSSFIPPSLVASEEDEDRERMLIIGDNLLRHSKLIEDERLENKQTSKRREELIQEVNNDGEGEDADIDGNHDAVVQEIHGKINKPHTPSQNGFKTLEVEKEFRGPTINGAGDNIMAEFNMPMRNSQAKSPTQDTSLNLTGDQNIDPAQLTVLNKAAATSILEPPNPKATSEAHVAESSRRGEERHRRGKEHVNVNQEQNESNTSKDRRRRRRDILREKKKMWIKRKKEKNQRCSCKHKKGLQKQVRSADESDLIGDEADRDNWRLIHGDAREIAKDVWDLGKDFGLIHKGEEGELVQELISGVRKGAEADQV from the coding sequence ATGCAATACGGAAGTAAGCGGGAAGGACTGAACATCAGCATCAAGGAAGAAGACATGGAATGGGCAAAGAGAGGTTTCATTGGTTGTCTTAGGAATGAGGAGGATGTTAGATCCATCAACCAAAAATTAATCAACGAAGGAATTGTTACATTAAAAGCAATTCCAATGGGGGGAGAAAAAGTGTTCATCAAAATAGGCGAAGACGAAGATTTATGTTCTCTAAAAAAAGATTATGATTCCGTGCTCAATCAAATGTTTTCAGTGATTAGAAAATGGGAAACGCGGGATGTCGGAGGGGCAAGATATATGTGGTGTAGAATGATCGGGGTTCCCATTCATGCTTGGAGAAGGAACGTTTTTTCTATATTGTCAAACTCAATTGGCAGATTCATTAAACTAGATCCAGTGACAGAAGATTTACAGAGATTGGATGTGGCTAGGGTTTATGTTAGAACGCCATACACAGACTTCATCAACAAGATGGTAAACATCCAGATCAATAATGAACACTTCAGAATTAGAATAACTGAGGAGATCTGCGAATGTGCATATAGGGAAAATGAAAGGAATAATTTGGAATGGAGCAATCAAGATTCAGAGGACGACGATGAAGATTCTGACTCTTCATTCATCCCACCTTCTTTGGTGGCCTCGGAAGAAGACGAAGATAGAGAGAGAATGTTGATCATTGGTGATAATCTCTTGAGACACTCAAAATTAATTGAGGATGAGAGGCTCGAGAATAAACAAACTTCAAAAAGGCGTGAAGAGTTGATACAGGAAGTTAATAATGATGGAGAGGGAGAAGATGCAGACATAGATGGCAATCATGACGCGGTAGTGCAAGAAATACACGGCAAAATCAACAAACCCCACACACCAAGTCAAAACGGATTTAAAACTCTGGAGGTGGAAAAAGAATTTAGGGGGCCCACCATAAATGGAGCGGGTGATAATATCATGGCTGAGTTTAATATGCCCATGAGAAATAGTCAAGCCAAAAGCCCAACCCAAGACACTAGCCTAAATTTAACAGgagaccaaaacatagatccggCCCAGTTGACAGTACTGAACAAGGCAGCAGCAACGAGTATTCTGGAGCCTCCGAATCCAAAAGCCACCTCTGAAGCTCACGTAGCGGAATCTTCGAGAAGAGGCGAGGAGAGACATCGCAGAGGCAAGGAACATGTAAATGTCAACCAAGAACAAAATGAATCAAACACAAGCAaagacagaagaagaagaaggagggaCATTctcagagaaaagaaaaaaatgtggaTTAAGAGGAAAAAAGAGAAGAATCAGAGATGCTCCTGCAAGCACAAGAAAGGACTACAAAAACAAGTACGAAGTGCTGATGAGTCAGATTTAATAGGGGATGAAGCAGATAGAGATAATTGGAGATTAATTCACGGGGATGCAAGAGAAATTGCAAAGGATGTTTGGGATTTAGGCAAAGACTTTGGATTGATTCACAAGGGAGAAGAAGGCGAACTAGTTCAAGAATTGATATCTGGGGTAAGAAAGGGGGCGGAGGCAGACCAAGTCTGA
- the LOC131633264 gene encoding uncharacterized protein LOC131633264 yields MENIDRNLCLSIWGSNDFDFIYKSSVGRSGGILVIWNKNRLSIKNTEELEHAIWLEGEWGVENISVHIVVVYAPCDRRRKSALWNDLLHKINRKRDDRICLMGDFNAIRDVSERKGGVEAGCLNEIAEFDNFITEAELMDIPIQGRRFTWQRPGGLVMSRLDRFLFTDNWNRTWPNCTQWCLDKGLSDHCPIFLCDYSLHWGPKPFRMLKCWKDMQGYHNFVIKNWRDIKVQGWGMYVLKEKFKRIKEFLKEWHKNHCQNLEDKIEKEKEKLNSLEIRGESISLTEEELNVRSEISSKIYKLSNLHCSVQWQKSRSKWVKEGDSNTKYFHSYINKRRKDNEILCLDINGRRVTEVKAIKDALFDHFSYQFAGRETRVIPENLPFNQIEDSDNTELIRGFLEEEIRRAVWDCDSDKSPGPDGVNFGFVKEF; encoded by the coding sequence ATGGAAAACATTGACCGAAATCTATGCCTATCGATCTGGGGATCCAACGATTTCGACTTCATTTACAAATCATCAGTCGGGAGATCTGGGGGAATACTAGTCATTTGGAACAAGAACAGGCTTTCAATCAAGAATACCGAAGAACTAGAGCATGCTATATGGCTGGAAGGGGAATGGGGGGTCGAAAACATTTCGGTTCACATTGTTGTGGTGTACGCTCCGTGTGACAGAAGACGAAAATCTGCTCTTTGGAATGATTTACTTCACAAAATCAACCGCAAAAGGGATGATAGAATATGTTTGATGGGGGATTTTAATGCTATAAGAGACGTCTCTGAAAGAAAAGGAGGAGTCGAAGCGGGATGCTTGAATGAGATAGCAGAATTCGATAACTTTATAACTGAAGCAGAATTGATGGACATACCTATCCAAGGCAGAAGGTTCACTTGGCAGAGACCTGGAGGTTTAGTTATGAGTCGTTTAGACAGATTCCTGTTCACAGATAACTGGAATAGAACTTGGCCGAATTGTACTCAATGGTGTTTAGACAAAGGATTATCCGATCATTGCCCGATTTTTCTCTGTGATTACTCTCTTCACTGGGGACCAAAGCCGTTTCGTATGTTAAAATGCTGGAAGGATATGCAAGGATACCATAATTTCGTCATAAAAAATTGGAGAGATATCAAGGTTCAGGGGTGGGGAATGTATGTACTAAAAGAGAAATTTAAAAGGATTAAGGAATTCCTCAAGGAATGGCATAAGAATCATTGTCAAAACTTGGAGGATAAAAtcgaaaaggaaaaggaaaaactcAATAGTTTGGAAATCCGAGGAGAAAGTATAAGCCTGACAGAAGAAGAATTAAATGTTAGGAGCgaaatttcttcaaaaatttacAAGCTATCCAATCTTCATTGTAGTGTGCAGTGGCAAAAATCCAGATCGAAGTGGGTAAAGGAAGGGGATTCGAATACTAAATACTTCCACAGTTACATtaacaaaagaagaaaagataatgAGATCCTTTGCCTTGATATAAATGGAAGAAGGGTTACAGAGGTGAAGGCAATCAAAGATGCTCTCTTTGATCATTTCAGTTATCAATTCGCGGGCAGAGAAACTAGAGTAATTCCGGAGAACCTGCCTTTTAATCAAATTGAAGACTCTGATAATACAGAATTGATTCGTGGATTTTTGGAAGAAGAAATTAGAAGAGCAGTGTGGGATTGCGATAGTGATAAAAGCCCAGGACCGGATGGTGTTAATTTCGGTTTTGTGAAAGAATTCTAG